One Anolis carolinensis isolate JA03-04 chromosome 4, rAnoCar3.1.pri, whole genome shotgun sequence DNA window includes the following coding sequences:
- the LOC103278488 gene encoding mas-related G-protein coupled receptor member H-like isoform X1 translates to MDFYQVCSNVYLNISTGNKDHPSLLLSPYLPPASLLLSGICLRSTFILTMGSTLSLNYTDNQQNYPGNYSTCSVSYGNVLNEAELFFEQFLSIAFLSTRNSNVHVVFFLSFLIGIVGMVGNGSVIWLLGFHVKRNNFTIYVLNLAIADFIMLVSVTALSVIICVDLSKEYDIITKVLFLGQFISFTYYVGLYLLTAISVERCLSILFPIWVHCHRPKHLSIIVSVLFWIVSALITVTEFLLQYFCLLDFWLTFSRIFSGINLFIFTPVMVVSTLILFIKMSFRHQSGKLHKTLLIVLLFFIITAVPFSIFFFFSIIDYNFHSIALPIYHLLVVLNSSINPIIYFFVGNQCTCKSIKVVFQNVFKDETELTEVG, encoded by the coding sequence GACCATCCCTCCCTACTTCTCTCTCCCTACTTACCTCCCGCTTCTCTCTTACTCTCTGGAATTTGTCTGAGAAGCACCTTCATTTTGACCATGggaagcacactttctctgaacTATACAGACAATCAACAAAACTATCCTGGAAATTATTCAACCTGTAGTGTCAGCTATGGAAATGTTCTCAATGAAGCTGAATTGTTTTTTGAACAATTTCTCAGTATAGCATTCTTGTCCACACGCAACTCAAATGTGCATGTGGTTTTTTTCCTAAGCTTCCTTATTGGCATTGTGGGGATGGTGGGGAATGGAAGTGTGATTTGGCTGCTTGGCTTTCATGTTAAGAGAAATAATTTCACCATCTATGTCTTGAACTTAGCTATCGCTGATTTTATTATGCTTGTGAGTGTAACTGCTTTAAGTGTCATAATATGCGTTGATCTATCAAAAGAATATGATATCATTACAAAGGTGTTGTTTTTGGGGCAATTCATTAGCTTCACATATTATGTGGGTTTATACCTTCTGACAGCCATTAGTGTGGAAAGGTGTCTTTCCATCCTCTTTCCCATCTGGGTCCATTGTCACCGGCCAAAGCACCTTTCCATCATTGTATCAGTCCTGTTCTGGATAGTGTCTGCCCTGATTACTGTAACTGAATTCTTGCTTCAATATTTTTGTTTACTAGACTTTTGGCTTACATTTTCTAGGATTTTTTCTGGTATAAACCTATTTATCTTCACACCAGTCATGGTGGTCTCAACTCTAATCCTTTTTATCAAGATGTCCTTTAGACATCAGTCAGGAAAACTGCACAAAACTCTGCTGATTGTTCTCCTTTTCTTCATTATCACTGCTGTTCCATTtagcatttttttcttcttctccatcatTGATTATAATTTTCATTCTATTGCCCTTCCAATTTATCACCTTTTAGTTGTTCTGAACAGCAGCATTAACCCAATTATTTACTTTTTTGTTGGGAATCAGTGCACCTGTAAATCCATCAAAGTTGTGTTTCAAAATGTCTTTAAAGATGAAACAGAGCTTACGGAAGTAGGTTAA